From the Entelurus aequoreus isolate RoL-2023_Sb linkage group LG24, RoL_Eaeq_v1.1, whole genome shotgun sequence genome, the window ATGACACAGCATCAACAAGGAGACAGAAAGGTCAAGACAGTTAAGTTGTTTCTCAGCCAGGATGATATTTATCACTTTCAGTCAGTTTTCCACTTTAAGTTCTTCTTCTAAATCTTTGAGGCAACACTGTCTGCTCCATTATTCTCTCCTCTCAACACAGAGAAACTCTTCATCATATCAAATGCATGATTCAATAAGACAGAGAAAAacaatgaataattcattttttttgcagctttacAGGTCACAGGAACCATCTAGAAATATGGCTATAGGAAGGAACAGCACTTCATAAGGGTGCAGTCTTTGAATGGCCTGCCTCTGGGCTGAATGGGATGCTGTTGCCATGTGTGCATCAGTGTGACACTGATGAGCAGGTGCAGGACTACTCCACAAAAGCAAGATCCTGATTAGCAAAGCAGTAAAGCTTTCAGTGGGTACCCAAACACCACTGCAAAGCTCAAATAATGGGCCCTCAGTACTGACTCAGGAGCACGGTAGTTAGAACTTGCATCACGCAATAGTGGATAGCAAACGGTACACTGAAGGATGTGTTTGAATGACCCAGTTATCTATTTACAATTTAATGCATTGTTCCAGTTGCACATTAAATTATATATAATCATCATAATGTCATTTTTGACAAATTTAGAAGCGAGTCAATATTGTAAGTAGGACAGTTGGCCGACAAAACATGGCAAGGTCAATGGCACGTgacaatacagtatatacacggtGTACCTGAACGCTGCTGTTGCCGACACTGGTGGCTCTCTTGACACGTCTGACTAATCCCATGGCCTCCGCAAGTAACATGGCCACTCTGCGCTCAATGTTGGCTTGGAAAGTCCTCTGTCCCACTTCACTGTCCAGCACTCCCAAGAAAACTATATCAATAAACAGCACAACAAAATTACACCtatatatacgtacagtatgtacACATCTATTTAACATGCACTTGCTGTACTTGATTAGATGTTTAGAAGGATCATGATTAAATTAACTCAAACCTTCATACCTGTTCTCACCCAGGAGGAGCGAAGGAACTGGCTTGTGTTCAACTTTGGATAATGGAAAGCTTTTGAAGGTAAACAAATTATGGCACTGTTAAAGACGCCATACAAAGAAAGTGAAAAGTGATGGACAGTTTAATAAACGACTCACGCTCAGCAATCTGGAAGACAGGGTAACCCATGTAATAGCTGAATTCCACCTTGGTGAGCTTCATAAGAGCATTGCTGACCTCTGACCCCATTAGATAACCTCTTGAGTTGTGTACAGTGAAGGTGATGTCCACCGGAGACCTTCCCAGTCGTTGATTTTTAAGAACAGTCATTGAAATATTTTTAATCTGCAGCAAAATTAGATAACAATCTTCATTTATGAAATCAGGCAACAAAAGGACaacatattcatatttattttaatttcaatTTAGTTTTTGTCAAAGATTGTAACTCTTTGTAAGAGTGCCATCAGTGATTACTAAGTAGGGCATCAAATTGGGCAGTTTAGCCGAGCGCATACCTGTTAGTTATTCACAAAAGGTTTCCATACTTACACCAATTCCTAAATAAATATAACTGAAAATTTTTACACAAAATAAATCACTCACTACTTATCCCCGcaataagccatttaaaaaaggCAAGCTCCCTTAATCCTCGAAAACCAGAGCATGAATTCCTCACAAGTACAGTACCAAATAGAATGAAAATAGCtataaatgtaaaattaaatgggttatacttgtgtagcgcttttctaccttcaaggtactcaaagcgctttgacaatattcCCACACTCACCCAttcgcacacacattcacatactgaCTGCCATGCAagcccctaaccacgacccatcaggaggaagggtgaagtgtcttgcttaaggacacaacggacatgactaggatggtggaagccagggatcgaaccaggaaccctgaggttgctggcacggccgctctaccaacggaGCAACGTCACCCCCAGCTATACGGTTACGTAAGATCATTAcaattacaaatattttaaaaattcaATTCATTCAATAGAGTACATTTTTGACAGTCTTTAACTGAGCAAAATGGATGTTTTCCAGCCCAAGCTTATAAAAAAATACTGACTTAGTCTTTCCCCTGAATACAGGAGTGATCACCGATCCCTAACAAGACAATGTTTGGGGTATTGACTGGGAATCAATCAAGCCAGTAGCATAGAAGTCTGTTGTGTGAGCTACTACACGATCAAAGTGTCTTATGTCAAGTTGGCTTATTTAGAAAACAATTAAATTTTATTGCCATACATAGAGGAAACAGTATAAACTTTAGGATGCGGATAAGGAGAGTGATAGCAATACCAACAAGCAGTGCAACTATTTTTGCAAACGAATAATCAACACACCCATTTTATGAAAACCAAGACTAaataatattttgaaaaaaatcacattaaacaaAGTCAACAGGCAAATTAGTAGTTTCAGCTTTGTAGTAGGATGCCTTTTGAATGCATTTCTGTTGAAATCAAAGGATAAGACATCTCATTAGTTTTCATCCATGTTTGTCAACTTACATGCACTGTGAAATTGGCAGACATGTTGACGCGCCGAAGCACTTCGGCAAAGGCCATGGTCAGACCTCTCTCAATACTTTCACTGAAGTTGCAAAACCGTACATTAATATGATCAGGAACAAACTGcagcactgcacacaggaaaataaatacattaattagaATAAAGCATGAAAGCAAAATACTTTCTTCAAATATTTAAATACAGGAATCATTGAAAGGTGATTCACCTGTATGGACTTGATATTTATTGTCTGGTATCACCCAGTTGGGAGACACAGACAGGAAGCGGTGTCCTGACCGTCGTAAGGCATTGACAACAGATATGGCAGTGTACACAGCTGGACCTGATACTACCCGAAACACAAATTTTGGTGGTGGTTCTATAACCTGACAGACAGGAAAGAAATGTTGTAGCAGTCAGTACGGAGTCAAAATACATACAACAACATCAATAATATCTTTAGTGTAAAAAACAATGTACCTGTAACTCAACCGATTTGTTGAATCTATGTTTCAGGATCTCTCTAATTTGAGATTTGGCATGTCCAACAGATACTCCAGAGGGAAAACCTTTACAGTAAAGAGTAAACAGAGTTGTCTTGAATTACACAAAGTCTACACACAGCTCAGTATTGTATTATaacaaagaacaacaaaataactcACCTATTTTAATTAAATACTCTGGCTTCTCAAGATTGCAGAGGTATTGTCTGAATGTCAGCGCTGTAGTCTGCTTTTCACCACTCGTGACAGGGGTAACATTGACAGCAATTCCAGTTGCTTCTTGATGGAAACTTGTGTTGGCATTGGGAGATGTGGGTATGGGCGGAATTATATTAGCGCTGTTGGTTGGGATCAAGGTCATCGTGGCTGGATTGTCAAATTCATCTTTAGTCACCCCCTGATCACCCAACATGACAGGGGGCACCAAAGTGCTATTAGATGACATTGGAGTGATATTGAAAACTTGCTCAGTTGTAATAATGACTGAATGTTCAGTTGGACTTGAGGAATAGGTTGTTGTTGCAGTAAATACAGGAGTGGCGTGTATGGTACTTTGTGAAAAGGATTCTGTGACAAACCATTGGACATCTGTCAAAGACAAGGAAGACATGACATCATCTGGCCAAAAAACTGTAGGGCTGGGTAGTATAACCGCAGAGCTTTGCAGATCTACAGTATGAGTACCTGCAGACCAATCTGTGGTGGATATTGGAGTGGTCCAGATGGGGGAAGAGGGATCAAGAAAGGAGGTTGTGACTATTGAATGATGCAAAAAAGGCTTTGAGACATTAAAAAGCTCTGTTGTTCTTATTACTGTTGTTTTACTCAGTGGCTCAAAGTCTGAAAAATCACTGTAGCGGTCATTGTCTGTGAATTTTATATCATTGGTGATGCTGTTGGTTGGTGCAGTGTCTGGAGTACTAATGGGCACCACAGTGATGTTCCCTCTTTGTTCAGCTTCACCCCCTGAAACAGAGTTCTCCTTAGTGAGCTGAGTGGTGTAATATTCCAAGCTGTTCATGTCAGGTAATAGAACATCTGTTGGTTGGATGCTGATAGTATCTGGCCACTCTTTGTCTGATGCTTCTATTATCTCACTACTAATAGTAGGGGTAACTTCCAGTGTATAAGGAACTGTGGAGTTAAATGAGGAAAGAGAGGAGGGATCAATAGATGTCTGAGGTAAATGTGTTGCATATGCCGTCATCAGGCTTAAAGATGGCAGAATATAAAGATGATGCAAGGATGAAAAGGATGTGCCCACCCTGGAAGGGAATTCTGTATTATATTGTTCTGTATTATCCTCTTGATCAAATGTGTCGGGAACTTTGGTGGCAAAAGAGTAGTCCTCTTCTTCTGGACTTAAGAATGCCATTGTCTCCAAGTAATCTCCAGACCCCCAGTCAAAGTCCATGGTATTGGCGGGATAAAAGTCCTCAAGGGGAGCCTCAATCGGTTCAGACAAAGGTGATGTAAGGTGTAGGCCGATTAAAGGCACATGGTGGCTCGGGGCTAGAATCTCATGCGAGTTGGGTAGAATAGTAACTGGTTGATTTTCTGGCATCAGGGCACTGCTGGGGCTCATCTGATTTACATGCTgcattttatttgaattatttatAGGCAGTTTGGCGTCTAGTAAGACATGGTCTAAAATATAAGATTTGTCTGATGGAGAGTCACTAAAATCCAGTGGCTTAAATGTCTCAATAGGCAGCGAGGAAGCCGTTGTGAGGATGTTTTCAGATTCACTGCCTTGAGCATCTTTAGCTACTTCCTTTACAAAACTAAGCTGTAACACTGTTGATCTTTTAAACGTTGAGGGTCTTGCTACATTTGACTGAGTTGGCATCTGAGATATTGAATGAGTTTGCAAGAGTATGGAAGTTTCCTCTGCAGAATTGATCCTGGAGCGTTTGGATGCCTGTAACTGCGCAAAAGATTCCAAAACAGGTTGAGAGCGATGTAAAGATGGAGAAAGATGCTGTGGTTCTTTTGTATTGAGGCCAATAGGTGTGAAAGATTCACGTCGTGATTCGGGAATTACTTGCTGAGTGCCAGGTGTGTCTGGGTCTTCAAAGGCAAGAGAGGGTGATGAGGGTGATATTGATACTCCTCTTGGACTTGAAATATCATCAATAAATCCCTTAGCATGGTGTGTTGAGCCAGAGAGAGACACATCTACAAAGAAGCAAGGGGAAGTTTTTAGCACTGATTATGGGAGACTAATTACAAGAGTTCAAAAGAACATTGATGATGGTAAGCAATAAAGTCTCTGGCTCCGTATTATCTCTTGTTATATTGTCTTACTCATGAACAAAAACTGAATTAGACTGTaggaaactaacaatattgtgtGACCCTTTATTGAAACCATGTGAGCAAGCTGCGGTGgccttcaaatatttttttagatcagTCATGATGTATAATTTAGAGACTGTttactattttttaaatactaaGCTACTTTTAATACATCAAACATTGGCTGTTCAGCTTTTTTATGTATGCATGTTCTTAGAGTTAGACTTATTCTTCCAAAATGCTTTGTACATGTTCACACTTTCAGTGACAGGCATGTTTGCTGAACACAAATTGTCAGTTTTCCACAGTGACCACATTATAGATCCATTAATCTTTTAAGAAATCGGATGCTAATATACTAACATTTGAATGAGCTTACTAAGTTGCATTGTGGAACCAGAAAAAAAGCTGACCGTTTTCTTACATTCACTTTTGACCCTGAGGAACTGAACAATGTGTGTTAACTAATcatgtgatacaaaacaaattCATTGTCATGTGTCATCGATAGTGATCCCAATGTTTTTAATTGTGCAGTCTGCAGGGAAACACCTGATTAAATTTAGATGCTTATGGAAGGTTGTCATACTCAAAAGTTATGTCAAATCTGTGTAGAAAATATGCATTTACATTAGACAGGCGCTCTGTCAATAAGCGGTGTAATTTTATATGACGGTCTGAGAAATTGTTATTTTTGAGGTAATACTCTAGCACGTGACCTTAAAATGTCACTTCATTTCAGTAGTCCTCTACAGCACCACATTAGCACGGTTCTTGCAGTATTTCGGTTGAGCCTACATGAAGAGTTTTTAAGTTATTGATTTGTAACATTATTTGAATAACAATAATTTATAGTGGTGATAACAATGGTGACAACAGGAAATACAGAATGTATTCATTTACAaggtatatacatatttttttaaaggaacatttgtatatattgtttcaaGTAGTAAATACATCTTAAACTGTTGCAGGACCTAACTGGTAcagtatttattaaaaattaaCTAAGAGTAAACGAGATGGCCAGGCCAGGCTCTGTGCAACAGACAGCAGCCAGGCACTGGGCAACAGAGGGAGACAGAACTGAAGCTAACATTACAGCAGGCAAAACCTGACAAGGGTCTTGAAGGCTAAGTAGATCTGCCACCTGGCCCTTGAAACATGAGTGTGAGGACAAATCAGTTACACTTGGTTGGTTACACATTATtagataataatgtacagtatgtaacaaAACAAAGCACAGAGACCTGTGCAGATGGACAACATTTAAAGTGCTCAGCTATTAACAATAGAACGCCATGAAATTAGGCATTAGTTTCTTCATTATCACATTCTACTACTGCCTATTATTCTGAAA encodes:
- the si:ch211-1e14.1 gene encoding UPF0606 protein KIAA1549 isoform X1, translating into MAGSCMDVRGHSAVVLGMVLLINMIAADSPVADVSLSGSTHHAKGFIDDISSPRGVSISPSSPSLAFEDPDTPGTQQVIPESRRESFTPIGLNTKEPQHLSPSLHRSQPVLESFAQLQASKRSRINSAEETSILLQTHSISQMPTQSNVARPSTFKRSTVLQLSFVKEVAKDAQGSESENILTTASSLPIETFKPLDFSDSPSDKSYILDHVLLDAKLPINNSNKMQHVNQMSPSSALMPENQPVTILPNSHEILAPSHHVPLIGLHLTSPLSEPIEAPLEDFYPANTMDFDWGSGDYLETMAFLSPEEEDYSFATKVPDTFDQEDNTEQYNTEFPSRVGTSFSSLHHLYILPSLSLMTAYATHLPQTSIDPSSLSSFNSTVPYTLEVTPTISSEIIEASDKEWPDTISIQPTDVLLPDMNSLEYYTTQLTKENSVSGGEAEQRGNITVVPISTPDTAPTNSITNDIKFTDNDRYSDFSDFEPLSKTTVIRTTELFNVSKPFLHHSIVTTSFLDPSSPIWTTPISTTDWSAGTHTVDLQSSAVILPSPTVFWPDDVMSSLSLTDVQWFVTESFSQSTIHATPVFTATTTYSSSPTEHSVIITTEQVFNITPMSSNSTLVPPVMLGDQGVTKDEFDNPATMTLIPTNSANIIPPIPTSPNANTSFHQEATGIAVNVTPVTSGEKQTTALTFRQYLCNLEKPEYLIKIGFPSGVSVGHAKSQIREILKHRFNKSVELQVIEPPPKFVFRVVSGPAVYTAISVVNALRRSGHRFLSVSPNWVIPDNKYQVHTVLQFVPDHINVRFCNFSESIERGLTMAFAEVLRRVNMSANFTVHIKNISMTVLKNQRLGRSPVDITFTVHNSRGYLMGSEVSNALMKLTKVEFSYYMGYPVFQIAEPFHYPKLNTSQFLRSSWVRTVFLGVLDSEVGQRTFQANIERRVAMLLAEAMGLVRRVKRATSVGNSSVQVVSMNRIVGMDHPLEVVYFVEGPDGQRVPAVEMADILNSLDVQKAAIILGYRVQGMLAQPVEKMTSLPSDTENPNVWIIIGVVIPLLVVIIIISILYWKLCRTDKLEFQPDAMASIQQRQKSATSQSPVHMALPQHERGVQFSEEEEEEFEEVEEDYEDEEEENEEENNVKMGKGPFALSQSKNSTPSEEEEEDGEEEEEEEKENTKRTNGRAFKPGQEYKAALKKSKEMKKEERIKVFPKGRRVQEELQAPSVKGFDFAKLHLGQHNKDDVTVVQESISAGPLPMSDKEGPSPSQNGEGPAPISKNSASSTKASRSSRRRERISPSDGDSMVSDRSSGRESTEENLRAQATPSDSKQTRKVPINVLNGKNKIGPPPVNGLSEQLSSTSIFEHVDRMSRAPDISRRLPNKVQLIAMQPMSGPPLHSNTAAAKLPDLNQMNKEVQVALRQKSEIEHHRNKIRLRAKRKGHYDFPAMDDVDRGLGDAKDQDHIYQKAQMQMDKIMDHNAQNFTEPQKSARRVRSPKQQMKEQSKGKIDADKDHLISEDTDPVYRKYPGVNNVAFVSDLDQATGLTHRSPSPTDDVFLGFSSPPPGHAPPPPPYMAPQPSIEEARQQMRSLLDDAFALVSPTSQGSSAGVTLPGVNVNPSDTSPPDHGPRSWGPSYQGLGSYTGRFSDLSVSPPLLQGIMPRQDHGLSYFPPGEATRPGEQVQIASHYSSRGLYADDSPTSARPRPVGGTTGSQLHHLTQVGLTSQMNGYPAGVRGHPGQNGGWSNYRDDSYCRTVPDNAMPRSVLREPSAPPAHLDTGVDYLSAPPPLAMTPPTQSSASLIKAIREELLRLSQKQGSLSSYHS
- the si:ch211-1e14.1 gene encoding UPF0606 protein KIAA1549 isoform X6; this translates as MAGSCMDVRGHSAVVLGMVLLINMIAADSPVADVSLSGSTHHAKGFIDDISSPRGVSISPSSPSLAFEDPDTPGTQQVIPESRRESFTPIGLNTKEPQHLSPSLHRSQPVLESFAQLQASKRSRINSAEETSILLQTHSISQMPTQSNVARPSTFKRSTVLQLSFVKEVAKDAQGSESENILTTASSLPIETFKPLDFSDSPSDKSYILDHVLLDAKLPINNSNKMQHVNQMSPSSALMPENQPVTILPNSHEILAPSHHVPLIGLHLTSPLSEPIEAPLEDFYPANTMDFDWGSGDYLETMAFLSPEEEDYSFATKVPDTFDQEDNTEQYNTEFPSRVGTSFSSLHHLYILPSLSLMTAYATHLPQTSIDPSSLSSFNSTVPYTLEVTPTISSEIIEASDKEWPDTISIQPTDVLLPDMNSLEYYTTQLTKENSVSGGEAEQRGNITVVPISTPDTAPTNSITNDIKFTDNDRYSDFSDFEPLSKTTVIRTTELFNVSKPFLHHSIVTTSFLDPSSPIWTTPISTTDWSADVQWFVTESFSQSTIHATPVFTATTTYSSSPTEHSVIITTEQVFNITPMSSNSTLVPPVMLGDQGVTKDEFDNPATMTLIPTNSANIIPPIPTSPNANTSFHQEATGIAVNVTPVTSGEKQTTALTFRQYLCNLEKPEYLIKIGFPSGVSVGHAKSQIREILKHRFNKSVELQVIEPPPKFVFRVVSGPAVYTAISVVNALRRSGHRFLSVSPNWVIPDNKYQVHTVLQFVPDHINVRFCNFSESIERGLTMAFAEVLRRVNMSANFTVHIKNISMTVLKNQRLGRSPVDITFTVHNSRGYLMGSEVSNALMKLTKVEFSYYMGYPVFQIAEPFHYPKLNTSQFLRSSWVRTVFLGVLDSEVGQRTFQANIERRVAMLLAEAMGLVRRVKRATSVGNSSVQVVSMNRIVGMDHPLEVVYFVEGPDGQRVPAVEMADILNSLDVQKAAIILGYRVQGMLAQPVEKMTSLPSDTENPNVWIIIGVVIPLLVVIIIISILYWKLCRTDKLEFQPDAMASIQQRQKSATSQSPVHMALPQHERGVQFSEEEEEEFEEVEEDYEDEEEENEEENNVKMGKGPFALSQSKNSTPSEEEEEDGEEEEEEEKENTKRTNGRAFKPGQEYKAALKKSKEMKKEERIKVFPKGRRVQEELQAPSVKGFDFAKLHLGQHNKDDVTVVQESISAGPLPMSDKEGPSPSQNGEGPAPISKNSASSTKASRSSRRRERISPSDGDSMVSDRSSGRESTEENLRAQATPSDSKQTRKVPINVLNGKNKIGPPPVNGLSEQLSSTSIFEHVDRMSRAPDISRRLPNKVQLIAMQPMSGPPLHSNTAAAKLPDLNQMNKEVQVALRQKSEIEHHRNKIRLRAKRKGHYDFPAMDDVDRGLGDAKDQDHIYQKAQMQMDKIMDHNAQNFTEPQKSARRVRSPKQQMKEQSKGKIDADKDHLISEDTDPVYRKYPGVNNVAFVSDLDQATGLTHRSPSPTDDVFLGFSSPPPGHAPPPPPYMAPQPSIEEARQQMRSLLDDAFALVSPTSQGSSAGVTLPGVNVNPSDTSPPDHGPRSWGPSYQGLGSYTGRFSDLSVSPPLLQGIMPRQDHGLSYFPPGEATRPGEQVQIASHYSSRGLYADDSPTSARPRPVGGTTGSQLHHLTQVGLTSQMNGYPAGVRGHPGQNGGWSNYRDDSYCRTVPDNAMPRSVLREPSAPPAHLDTGVDYLSAPPPLAMTPPTQSSASLIKAIREELLRLSQKQGSLSSYHS
- the si:ch211-1e14.1 gene encoding UPF0606 protein KIAA1549 isoform X9 is translated as MAGSCMDVRGHSAVVLGMVLLINMIAADSPVADVSLSGSTHHAKGFIDDISSPRGVSISPSSPSLAFEDPDTPGTQQVIPESRRESFTPIGLNTKEPQHLSPSLHRSQPVLESFAQLQASKRSRINSAEETSILLQTHSISQMPTQSNVARPSTFKRSTVLQLSFVKEVAKDAQGSESENILTTASSLPIETFKPLDFSDSPSDKSYILDHVLLDAKLPINNSNKMQHVNQMSPSSALMPENQPVTILPNSHEILAPSHHVPLIGLHLTSPLSEPIEAPLEDFYPANTMDFDWGSGDYLETMAFLSPEEEDYSFATKVPDTFDQEDNTEQYNTEFPSRVGTSFSSLHHLYILPSLSLMTAYATHLPQTSIDPSSLSSFNSTVPYTLEVTPTISSEIIEASDKEWPDTISIQPTDVLLPDMNSLEYYTTQLTKENSVSGGEAEQRGNITVVPISTPDTAPTNSITNDIKFTDNDRYSDFSDFEPLSKTTVIRTTELFNVSKPFLHHSIVTTSFLDPSSPIWTTPISTTDWSAGTHTVDLQSSAVILPSPTVFWPDDVMSSLSLTDVQWFVTESFSQSTIHATPVFTATTTYSSSPTEHSVIITTEQVFNITPMSSNSTLVPPVMLGDQGVTKDEFDNPATMTLIPTNSANIIPPIPTSPNANTSFHQEATGIAVNVTPVTSGEKQTTALTFRQYLCNLEKPEYLIKIGFPSGVSVGHAKSQIREILKHRFNKSVELQVIEPPPKFVFRVVSGPAVYTAISVVNALRRSGHRFLSVSPNWVIPDNKYQVHTVLQFVPDHINVRFCNFSESIERGLTMAFAEVLRRVNMSANFTVHIKNISMTVLKNQRLGRSPVDITFTVHNSRGYLMGSEVSNALMKLTKVEFSYYMGYPVFQIAEPFHYPKLNTSQFLRSSWVRTVFLGVLDSEVGQRTFQANIERRVAMLLAEAMGLVRRVKRATSVGNSSVQVVSMNRIVGMDHPLEVVYFVEGPDGQRVPAVEMADILNSLDVQKAAIILGYRVQGMLAQPVEKMTSLPSDTENPNVWIIIGVVIPLLVVIIIISILYWKLCRTDKLEFQPDAMASIQQRQKLQAPSVKGFDFAKLHLGQHNKDDVTVVQESISAGPLPMSDKEGPSPSQNGEGPAPISKNSASSTKASRSSRRRERISPSDGDSMVSDRSSGRESTEENLRAQATPSDSKQTRKNKIGPPPVNGLSEQLSSTSIFEHVDRMSRAPDISRRLPNKVQLIAMQPMSGPPLHSNTAAAKLPDLNQMNKEVQVALRQKSEIEHHRNKIRLRAKRKGHYDFPAMDDVDRGLGDAKDQDHIYQKAQMQMDKIMDHNAQNFTEPQKSARRVRSPKQQMKEQSKGKIDADKDHLISEDTDPVYRKYPGVNNVAFVSDLDQATGLTHRSPSPTDDVFLGFSSPPPGHAPPPPPYMAPQPSIEEARQQMRSLLDDAFALVSPTSQGSSAGVTLPGVNVNPSDTSPPDHGPRSWGPSYQGLGSYTGRFSDLSVSPPLLQGIMPRQDHGLSYFPPGEATRPGEQVQIASHYSSRGLYADDSPTSARPRPVGGTTGSQLHHLTQVGLTSQMNGYPAGVRGHPGQNGGWSNYRDDSYCRTVPDNAMPRSVLREPSAPPAHLDTGVDYLSAPPPLAMTPPTQSSASLIKAIREELLRLSQKQGSLSSYHS
- the si:ch211-1e14.1 gene encoding UPF0606 protein KIAA1549 isoform X8, which gives rise to MAGSCMDVRGHSAVVLGMVLLINMIAADSPVADVSLSGSTHHAKGFIDDISSPRGVSISPSSPSLAFEDPDTPGTQQVIPESRRESFTPIGLNTKEPQHLSPSLHRSQPVLESFAQLQASKRSRINSAEETSILLQTHSISQMPTQSNVARPSTFKRSTVLQLSFVKEVAKDAQGSESENILTTASSLPIETFKPLDFSDSPSDKSYILDHVLLDAKLPINNSNKMQHVNQMSPSSALMPENQPVTILPNSHEILAPSHHVPLIGLHLTSPLSEPIEAPLEDFYPANTMDFDWGSGDYLETMAFLSPEEEDYSFATKVPDTFDQEDNTEQYNTEFPSRVGTSFSSLHHLYILPSLSLMTAYATHLPQTSIDPSSLSSFNSTVPYTLEVTPTISSEIIEASDKEWPDTISIQPTDVLLPDMNSLEYYTTQLTKENSVSGGEAEQRGNITVVPISTPDTAPTNSITNDIKFTDNDRYSDFSDFEPLSKTTVIRTTELFNVSKPFLHHSIVTTSFLDPSSPIWTTPISTTDWSAGTHTVDLQSSAVILPSPTVFWPDDVMSSLSLTDVQWFVTESFSQSTIHATPVFTATTTYSSSPTEHSVIITTEQVFNITPMSSNSTLVPPVMLGDQGVTKDEFDNPATMTLIPTNSANIIPPIPTSPNANTSFHQEATGIAVNVTPVTSGEKQTTALTFRQYLCNLEKPEYLIKIGFPSGVSVGHAKSQIREILKHRFNKSVELQVIEPPPKFVFRVVSGPAVYTAISVVNALRRSGHRFLSVSPNWVIPDNKYQVHTVLQFVPDHINVRFCNFSESIERGLTMAFAEVLRRVNMSANFTVHIKNISMTVLKNQRLGRSPVDITFTVHNSRGYLMGSEVSNALMKLTKVEFSYYMGYPVFQIAEPFHYPKLNTSQFLRSSWVRTVFLGVLDSEVGQRTFQANIERRVAMLLAEAMGLVRRVKRATSVGNSSVQVVSMNRIVGMDHPLEVVYFVEGPDGQRVPAVEMADILNSLDVQKAAIILGYRVQGMLAQPVEKMTSLPSDTENPNVWIIIGVVIPLLVVIIIISILYWKLCRTDKLEFQPDAMASIQQRQKLQAPSVKGFDFAKLHLGQHNKDDVTVVQESISAGPLPMSDKEGPSPSQNGEGPAPISKNSASSTKASRSSRRRERISPSDGDSMVSDRSSGRESTEENLRAQATPSDSKQTRKVPINVLNGKNKIGPPPVNGLSEQLSSTSIFEHVDRMSRAPDISRRLPNKVQLIAMQPMSGPPLHSNTAAAKLPDLNQMNKEVQVALRQKSEIEHHRNKIRLRAKRKGHYDFPAMDDVDRGLGDAKDQDHIYQKAQMQMDKIMDHNAQNFTEPQKSARRVRSPKQQMKEQSKGKIDADKDHLISEDTDPVYRKYPGVNNVAFVSDLDQATGLTHRSPSPTDDVFLGFSSPPPGHAPPPPPYMAPQPSIEEARQQMRSLLDDAFALVSPTSQGSSAGVTLPGVNVNPSDTSPPDHGPRSWGPSYQGLGSYTGRFSDLSVSPPLLQGIMPRQDHGLSYFPPGEATRPGEQVQIASHYSSRGLYADDSPTSARPRPVGGTTGSQLHHLTQVGLTSQMNGYPAGVRGHPGQNGGWSNYRDDSYCRTVPDNAMPRSVLREPSAPPAHLDTGVDYLSAPPPLAMTPPTQSSASLIKAIREELLRLSQKQGSLSSYHS